One window of the Leptospira koniambonensis genome contains the following:
- the surE gene encoding 5'/3'-nucleotidase SurE, with translation MNILITNDDGISSNGILALEKVLGKEHNTYLVAPLKERSATSMALSIHDSLRVERVNENHYIVDGFPVDCVNIGLHGNIFPKIDLVLSGINRGVNMGHDVHYSGTVGAARHGAIHNKKSVAVSSGNLDKNYDYIKEAELVREILNSWIDEFLPGIVYNINIPEKFESSLSSIELAKLGRRTYVDTYESKPIIGGISDFFLGGSDLGHVPEEGADFDIFFRGKIPITPLGLDQTSTLELEEFRKRIRVKSK, from the coding sequence ATGAATATTCTAATCACCAACGATGATGGGATCTCTTCCAACGGGATCCTTGCTTTGGAAAAAGTTTTAGGAAAAGAACATAATACCTATTTGGTCGCTCCTTTAAAAGAACGATCTGCAACTTCTATGGCGCTAAGTATTCATGACTCCCTGAGAGTGGAAAGAGTGAATGAAAACCATTATATTGTAGATGGATTTCCAGTGGACTGCGTGAATATAGGACTTCATGGAAACATCTTCCCTAAAATCGACTTGGTTCTTTCTGGTATCAACCGAGGAGTGAATATGGGACATGATGTTCATTATTCCGGAACAGTGGGAGCCGCAAGACATGGTGCTATCCATAATAAAAAAAGTGTGGCAGTCAGTTCCGGAAACTTGGACAAAAATTACGATTATATCAAAGAAGCAGAATTAGTCCGCGAAATTCTGAATTCGTGGATAGATGAATTTTTGCCGGGGATAGTTTATAATATAAATATTCCCGAAAAATTCGAGAGCTCACTTTCTTCTATAGAATTAGCTAAGCTGGGCAGAAGGACCTATGTGGATACTTATGAGTCCAAGCCGATCATCGGCGGGATCTCAGACTTCTTCTTAGGAGGCTCGGACCTGGGACATGTTCCTGAAGAAGGCGCCGATTTCGATATATTCTTCCGTGGAAAAATACCGATCACACCTTTAGGTTTGGATCAAACTTCTACTCTAGAATTAGAAGAATTTAGAAAAAGGATCCGGGTTAAATCGAAGTAA
- a CDS encoding SAM-dependent methyltransferase, whose protein sequence is MEFTIRPIAKVSNSRSEIQDDYWAEIVSEIELEDNIPAESLDGIDTFSHLEIIYIFHKAVGSEPVLGSEHPRENKRWPKVGIFSQRKKNRPNHIGSTIVELLRRDGKKLLVKYLDAIDGTPVVDIKPVMREFLPMSGISQPDWSKELMINYWE, encoded by the coding sequence ATGGAATTTACGATTCGGCCGATCGCAAAGGTCTCAAATTCAAGATCAGAGATCCAAGATGATTACTGGGCGGAAATTGTTTCCGAAATAGAGTTAGAAGATAATATTCCAGCTGAGTCTTTAGATGGGATCGACACATTCTCTCATTTGGAGATCATCTATATTTTTCATAAAGCTGTCGGATCTGAACCCGTGCTGGGAAGTGAGCATCCAAGAGAAAACAAAAGATGGCCTAAGGTTGGGATCTTTTCTCAAAGAAAGAAAAATCGGCCGAATCATATAGGCTCTACAATTGTAGAACTCCTAAGAAGGGACGGCAAAAAACTTTTGGTGAAATATTTGGATGCAATTGATGGAACTCCTGTTGTGGATATTAAACCTGTAATGAGGGAATTCCTACCTATGTCTGGGATTTCTCAACCGGATTGGTCCAAAGAATTGATGATAAATTATTGGGAATAA
- a CDS encoding LysM peptidoglycan-binding domain-containing protein yields MASQNFSFLISRSKLFQFFAILLISVSLIGLLAEPKKGVHEDVFEYKVKKNDTLSKIAKEFLQDPRNWKELLKYNEIPNPSLIREGTTLFIPGFLRKDTISATGEIIKPNAGPVAVADFQRGQVQFSRDFTPTGLPASWSKLSKDQLLNMDDWVQTGQSSSSKIIFTKNGTVIELREKTLTKIVKTTPESISEFKLNKDGGILELKSGYLEAKVPPKKAGDDTRKFTVITPTAVVGVRGTELYVSAPDPENTTVGCYKGELEVSAEGKTVAVPAGFGTTVVKGQAPSKPEKLPEKVELE; encoded by the coding sequence ATGGCTTCTCAAAATTTCTCTTTTTTGATCTCTCGATCTAAACTGTTTCAGTTTTTTGCAATCCTTCTCATTTCCGTTTCTTTAATCGGTCTTCTTGCAGAACCCAAAAAAGGAGTTCATGAAGACGTTTTCGAATATAAGGTAAAGAAGAACGATACCTTATCCAAGATCGCAAAGGAATTCCTACAAGATCCAAGAAACTGGAAAGAATTATTAAAATATAATGAAATTCCAAACCCTTCTTTGATTAGAGAAGGCACTACTCTTTTTATTCCAGGCTTTTTAAGAAAAGATACAATCTCTGCAACAGGAGAAATTATAAAACCGAATGCAGGTCCTGTAGCAGTTGCTGACTTCCAAAGAGGACAGGTTCAGTTTTCTAGAGATTTTACTCCAACTGGACTTCCTGCAAGTTGGTCCAAACTTTCCAAAGACCAATTATTGAACATGGATGATTGGGTCCAAACAGGACAAAGCTCTTCTTCTAAAATTATATTCACCAAGAACGGAACAGTCATAGAGTTAAGAGAAAAAACCTTAACCAAGATCGTAAAAACAACTCCAGAATCCATTTCAGAATTCAAGCTGAATAAAGACGGAGGAATTCTAGAACTTAAATCAGGATATCTAGAAGCCAAGGTCCCTCCTAAAAAAGCCGGAGATGATACTCGCAAATTTACTGTTATAACTCCCACAGCGGTGGTAGGAGTAAGGGGAACTGAATTATATGTAAGTGCTCCAGATCCTGAAAATACTACAGTGGGATGTTACAAAGGAGAATTAGAAGTCTCCGCAGAAGGAAAAACAGTAGCAGTCCCTGCAGGATTCGGAACTACTGTGGTAAAAGGACAAGCTCCTTCTAAACCGGAAAAACTTCCCGAAAAGGTTGAGTTAGAGTGA
- a CDS encoding tetratricopeptide repeat protein encodes MEKKTSRKIPAKRRIFTEILKENYTIALTLIDREMSETGKDPELLYNFAICCSRTGNHKKCVSIIDELLEEFPKFSERDNAFRMMIYSLIRTGDYKTALTKTEERLKLSLDDIILLSLKASALEKSGDTKAAIETHLRILRLRPEQKNSLNSVAYLLLEGKEPNPEELKLAMENIKRALQLDPDNPAYLDSFGVLLSKLGKQEEARKAFEKAITKAPTEDIILEHLKKLSQTNRQAT; translated from the coding sequence ATGGAAAAGAAAACTTCCAGAAAAATCCCAGCCAAAAGACGGATTTTCACTGAAATTCTAAAAGAGAATTATACGATCGCGCTAACTTTGATCGATCGGGAAATGTCCGAAACCGGAAAAGATCCAGAATTACTTTATAATTTTGCAATATGTTGTTCCAGAACAGGAAACCACAAAAAATGCGTTTCAATTATCGATGAATTATTAGAGGAATTTCCTAAATTCTCTGAAAGAGATAACGCGTTCAGAATGATGATCTATTCTCTGATCCGGACTGGAGATTATAAAACTGCTCTGACAAAAACGGAAGAACGTCTCAAACTTTCACTGGATGATATTATTCTTCTTTCCTTAAAAGCGTCGGCTCTGGAAAAATCCGGAGACACGAAAGCAGCAATCGAGACTCACCTCAGAATTTTGAGATTGAGGCCGGAGCAAAAAAACAGCCTAAATTCGGTGGCGTATCTACTTTTAGAGGGAAAGGAACCAAACCCGGAAGAGCTAAAATTGGCAATGGAAAACATCAAACGAGCGCTGCAATTGGACCCGGACAATCCTGCTTATTTGGATTCCTTTGGAGTTCTGCTTTCCAAATTGGGAAAACAAGAAGAAGCCAGAAAGGCCTTCGAAAAAGCAATTACCAAAGCTCCAACCGAAGATATCATTTTAGAACACCTGAAAAAACTATCTCAAACAAATAGACAAGCGACTTGA
- the sppA gene encoding signal peptide peptidase SppA, whose translation MDRNRIALAVTFVVTILSLFVGLINLVSNVSSSKLTKIDSGSGFGTDRLGAALIKIEGEIHSGHSSYDSAGAQTILEQLRGIEDDSNIVGILVEINSPGGSVGASQEIYKELMYLRKEKNKKVVVSMKDIAASGGYYIASASDKIFALGGTLTGSIGVIAIAPNIKGLLERYGVKVRTFKEGKYKDSLSLFRDNTPEEDAMIQKMLSDTYEEFIEDVAKGRNQTVKFVEALAEGRIYSGQDAFRNKLVDDIGGRREALAELSKLCNYDGTLPLFEEEVNPWDKLFQLMQAKSGGFFGGEKAFLQELKRSPVLVLYPHSMAW comes from the coding sequence GTGGACCGAAATCGTATCGCATTAGCAGTCACCTTTGTAGTCACCATTCTATCCCTATTCGTTGGGCTTATTAATTTAGTATCCAATGTTTCTTCTTCTAAACTTACAAAAATAGATTCAGGTTCCGGATTCGGGACAGACAGATTAGGGGCAGCCCTAATTAAGATAGAAGGAGAGATCCACTCCGGACATTCTAGTTATGATTCTGCGGGAGCTCAAACCATATTGGAACAACTGAGAGGAATCGAAGACGACTCCAATATCGTAGGTATCCTAGTTGAGATAAACTCACCAGGTGGATCGGTAGGTGCTTCTCAAGAGATCTATAAAGAGCTTATGTATCTCAGAAAAGAGAAAAACAAAAAGGTAGTAGTATCCATGAAAGACATCGCTGCCTCAGGTGGATATTATATAGCTTCTGCTTCTGACAAGATATTCGCGTTAGGCGGAACTTTAACAGGTTCAATTGGGGTGATTGCAATCGCTCCAAATATCAAAGGCCTATTAGAAAGATACGGAGTTAAGGTCCGTACTTTTAAAGAAGGAAAATATAAGGACTCACTTTCTCTATTCCGTGACAACACTCCGGAAGAAGATGCGATGATCCAAAAAATGCTCTCCGATACATACGAAGAATTTATAGAAGATGTAGCCAAAGGAAGAAATCAAACCGTAAAATTTGTAGAGGCGCTCGCAGAAGGAAGGATCTATTCCGGGCAGGACGCATTTAGGAACAAATTGGTAGATGATATCGGCGGAAGAAGAGAAGCATTGGCAGAACTTTCTAAACTTTGTAATTACGATGGAACTCTTCCATTATTCGAAGAAGAAGTAAACCCTTGGGATAAATTATTCCAACTTATGCAAGCAAAGTCGGGAGGATTTTTTGGAGGAGAAAAAGCATTTCTCCAAGAACTCAAACGTTCTCCAGTTTTAGTTTTATATCCTCATTCAATGGCATGGTAA
- a CDS encoding Acg family FMN-binding oxidoreductase: protein MVSISRKTFLKYGISFGVILSTSQVLQYCKSSSEGRYDYERKNPFDPEFLSENLSPILKAIRIGITAPNPHNVQPWKFKIINDHSALLYVDEKRLLKDTDPTFRQIHIGQGTFLENLSLGTQVLGYSAEVSLFPEGKYTIADIGKKPIAKIVLNKQEDLIRNPLSEFISERVTRRSVYEGEELTQEDFEKIRKESAVLYSELKFVPKAGSEKLSKQLIAAMQMETDTYRTYEESRIWFRYNDEEIGKFKDGISLRANGASGLKYYFARNFFLKHGTESWHSPENKKAGMDMFASMVESSKGFIFLKTDHNEIIDWVQAGRDYLRLHLASTKNGFSLHPMSQILQEYPEMDLIRNEFESSLKPGEKIQMLVRLGKSDYHFYSPRRDPKEFIL from the coding sequence ATGGTTTCAATCAGTCGAAAAACATTTTTAAAATACGGTATTAGTTTCGGTGTAATTCTTTCAACTTCTCAAGTTTTACAATATTGTAAAAGTTCTTCCGAGGGGAGATATGATTATGAAAGAAAAAATCCTTTCGATCCCGAATTCCTTTCTGAAAATCTATCTCCGATCTTAAAGGCAATTCGTATTGGGATCACTGCTCCTAATCCACATAATGTCCAACCTTGGAAATTTAAAATTATCAATGATCATTCTGCACTTTTATATGTGGATGAGAAACGTTTATTAAAAGATACAGATCCTACCTTTCGACAGATCCATATCGGCCAAGGTACTTTTCTTGAAAACTTAAGCTTAGGAACTCAAGTGCTTGGATATTCTGCAGAAGTTTCTCTTTTTCCAGAAGGAAAATATACAATTGCAGATATCGGCAAAAAACCGATCGCTAAAATTGTTTTAAATAAGCAGGAAGATCTTATCCGAAATCCTTTATCCGAATTTATTTCAGAACGAGTAACTAGAAGAAGTGTATATGAAGGAGAAGAGCTAACTCAGGAAGATTTTGAGAAGATCCGTAAAGAATCTGCAGTTCTGTATTCGGAATTAAAATTTGTTCCTAAAGCCGGTTCAGAAAAATTGAGCAAACAATTAATCGCTGCGATGCAAATGGAAACAGATACATATAGAACCTACGAAGAATCTAGGATTTGGTTTCGTTATAATGATGAAGAGATAGGAAAATTTAAGGATGGTATTTCTTTAAGAGCAAACGGAGCTTCCGGTTTGAAATATTATTTCGCTCGAAATTTTTTCTTAAAACATGGAACAGAAAGCTGGCATTCACCTGAAAATAAAAAAGCAGGAATGGATATGTTTGCTTCGATGGTAGAAAGTTCTAAGGGATTTATTTTTCTGAAAACGGATCATAACGAGATCATTGATTGGGTCCAAGCAGGAAGAGATTATCTTCGTTTACATTTGGCCTCCACTAAAAATGGATTTTCTCTTCATCCAATGAGCCAGATATTGCAAGAATATCCCGAAATGGATCTTATTAGAAATGAATTTGAATCTTCTTTAAAACCTGGGGAAAAGATCCAGATGTTAGTTCGTTTGGGCAAAAGTGATTATCATTTTTATAGTCCGAGAAGAGATCCAAAAGAATTCATTTTATGA
- the ompL47 gene encoding multi-beta-barrel domain surface protein OmpL47 — translation MNRNPLWVLLASMLVSSAIFAQSSPGTTTPPKSTTPKAETTKPSGTERESSTGEKPDLFINSQSSFEFNSKDEGSTVDYIEYKIGSGDYTKYVSSITLVREGLTKITYRAVDKAGNKEPEKHFNVLVDNTPPSTKITPSAALIVHENTNYATKTLTYSITAQDNLAGVQDIKISINGSEPKVYDGKPIQLEKAGVNTIKFSATDKSGNTSTDSVLAVTVDQEKPLVELFGSALVTVKDKIFVKSGNAFTIKASDTLSGIKQIFYKLDSGEWKSYADPVSVEAQGNHTIEAKSVDSVGNESEVKKIAFIVDTTPPETKIQKVDNKPSTPAPASKPANSSSASPSTEN, via the coding sequence ATGAATCGCAATCCCTTATGGGTCCTTCTAGCAAGTATGCTAGTCTCCAGCGCTATTTTCGCTCAAAGTTCGCCAGGCACGACTACTCCTCCGAAGTCCACCACACCTAAGGCGGAAACTACTAAACCTTCAGGAACAGAAAGAGAATCATCTACCGGAGAAAAACCGGATCTATTTATTAATTCTCAATCTTCTTTCGAGTTCAACTCCAAGGACGAAGGTTCTACTGTTGATTATATTGAATATAAGATCGGATCTGGAGATTACACTAAATATGTTTCTTCTATCACATTAGTGAGAGAAGGTCTGACTAAGATCACTTACAGAGCTGTGGATAAAGCAGGAAATAAAGAACCAGAAAAACATTTTAACGTTCTTGTGGATAATACTCCTCCTTCTACCAAGATCACTCCGAGTGCAGCACTTATAGTTCATGAAAATACGAACTATGCAACTAAGACTTTGACTTATTCCATCACTGCTCAAGATAACCTGGCCGGTGTTCAAGATATCAAAATTTCAATCAATGGTTCAGAGCCAAAAGTCTATGACGGCAAACCAATCCAGTTGGAAAAAGCCGGGGTAAACACCATTAAGTTTTCTGCAACTGATAAGTCTGGAAATACTTCTACAGATTCGGTTTTAGCAGTAACTGTTGACCAAGAGAAACCTTTGGTTGAACTTTTTGGATCAGCACTTGTAACTGTGAAAGATAAAATTTTCGTAAAAAGTGGAAATGCATTCACTATCAAGGCTTCTGATACATTATCTGGAATTAAACAGATCTTTTATAAATTGGATTCAGGGGAATGGAAATCATATGCTGATCCAGTTTCTGTAGAAGCACAAGGAAATCACACGATTGAAGCTAAGTCGGTGGATTCAGTAGGAAATGAAAGCGAAGTTAAGAAGATCGCTTTTATAGTAGATACTACTCCTCCTGAAACTAAGATCCAGAAAGTGGATAATAAGCCGAGCACTCCTGCTCCAGCTTCTAAACCTGCAAATTCTTCTTCCGCTTCACCAAGCACAGAAAATTAG
- a CDS encoding bifunctional helix-turn-helix transcriptional regulator/GNAT family N-acetyltransferase, translated as MKDYVDSIREFNRYYTNALGLLNNHFLNSEYSLTEARLLYEIGHSKDITAGQLVRLLNLDKGYLSRTIQQFEKKGILKRTPSRDDSRILHLELTKKGKEVLSKLILASNSQISGLLKDCSDPDKNELVSSMNFVVRVLSRAVSPVIYREASIGDLGYIIHRQAVLYRDEYKFNDSFEKYLILGMSEYLKNKTEFDKVWVAESNGNIAGAISIIHSGKNLSQIRWFYTEPKFRNLGVGKNLLTLAVDYAKSKNISVFLWTLSNLDAARNLYKRFGFVRSESKQNEIWKKGLIEEKWELGRKLG; from the coding sequence ATGAAAGATTATGTAGATTCTATTCGTGAATTCAACAGATACTATACAAACGCTTTAGGACTTCTAAATAATCATTTTTTGAATAGCGAATATTCTCTAACCGAAGCGCGATTATTATATGAGATCGGACATTCTAAGGATATTACCGCCGGTCAATTGGTTCGTTTGTTAAATTTGGACAAAGGTTATCTAAGTAGAACAATCCAACAATTTGAGAAAAAGGGAATTTTAAAAAGAACTCCAAGTAGAGATGATTCTCGCATTCTTCATTTGGAACTCACTAAAAAAGGAAAAGAGGTTTTATCTAAATTAATTTTAGCTTCGAATTCACAAATTTCAGGTTTGCTCAAAGATTGTTCTGATCCCGATAAAAACGAATTAGTTTCTTCTATGAATTTTGTAGTAAGGGTTCTTTCCAGGGCAGTATCTCCAGTGATCTATCGGGAGGCAAGTATTGGAGATCTAGGTTATATAATCCATAGACAAGCCGTATTGTATCGAGATGAGTACAAGTTCAATGATTCATTCGAAAAATATTTGATACTTGGAATGTCGGAATATCTAAAAAATAAAACTGAATTTGATAAGGTCTGGGTAGCGGAATCGAATGGAAATATAGCGGGTGCCATCTCGATCATTCATTCTGGAAAAAATCTTTCTCAGATCCGATGGTTTTATACGGAACCTAAATTTAGGAATTTGGGGGTAGGGAAAAATTTACTAACTCTTGCAGTAGATTATGCAAAATCTAAAAATATTTCCGTTTTTCTTTGGACCCTTAGCAATTTGGATGCAGCGAGAAATTTATACAAACGTTTCGGCTTTGTTCGTTCTGAATCTAAGCAGAATGAAATTTGGAAAAAAGGGTTAATTGAAGAGAAATGGGAATTAGGAAGAAAATTGGGGTGA